One stretch of Bacteroidota bacterium DNA includes these proteins:
- a CDS encoding dihydrofolate reductase family protein — translation MNDRHVIVYIAMSLDGYIARPDGDIDWLSFVEQSGEDYGYSNFIKSIDTVIIGRKTYDKVMTFGIGFPHADKECFVITRNKRPTLGNITFYDGDVEVLIAALKGKAGRNIFVDGGAEIVNELMKRDLIDEWIISIIPIVLGDGIRLFQDNRPEQQVTCVECKHYNSGLVQIHYHVNH, via the coding sequence ATGAATGATCGACATGTCATTGTCTATATTGCCATGAGTCTGGACGGTTATATCGCCCGTCCGGACGGCGATATTGATTGGCTTTCCTTTGTTGAGCAATCGGGTGAAGACTATGGTTATAGCAATTTTATCAAATCGATTGATACGGTAATTATCGGCAGAAAGACATACGACAAAGTAATGACGTTCGGTATCGGGTTCCCACACGCTGATAAGGAATGTTTTGTCATAACACGAAATAAACGTCCAACGTTGGGAAACATCACATTTTATGACGGGGATGTTGAAGTATTAATTGCAGCACTCAAAGGAAAAGCCGGAAGGAATATTTTTGTGGATGGAGGAGCAGAAATCGTCAACGAATTAATGAAACGGGATCTGATTGATGAATGGATCATATCGATCATTCCTATCGTGCTTGGCGATGGCATCAGATTATTCCAAGATAATCGTCCTGAACAACAAGTAACCTGTGTTGAGTGTAAACATTATAATTCCGGTCTCGTGCAAATTCATTATCACGTTAACCATTAA